In Takifugu flavidus isolate HTHZ2018 chromosome 5, ASM371156v2, whole genome shotgun sequence, the following proteins share a genomic window:
- the LOC130526045 gene encoding uncharacterized protein LOC130526045 isoform X2, whose protein sequence is MAAKMTTDLLARAERLVSEDNQETEKAVKALLCSETPLPVQGTNCCVTEIGEIEIERETSALQHGTDSSKQTNKLSRRRVRQPGGPKSTVQEPSKQNLQTCASLSTVTPTAFPPSREPSAPARRRRIRQACTTLTPVLTAAPTAAPLSLSPDPFEPARPIRRRRNQRHKSNIVRRLFDDSGLRLNESVPEPSFDRVEGDTGGNDHPQQQHEHHESVPEPLFDRVEGDTGCYIHSQHPQDMVVLEIFNNVIRYIVSSNCNQRCTKTVLKKL, encoded by the exons atggctgcaaagatgactaccg atctgttagccagggctgaaagattggtatccgaagacaaccaagaaactgaaaaagcagtaaaagcattgctgtgttctgaaaccccactccccgtgcaggggacaaattgctgtgtaactgaaattggtgaaattgagattgagagggaaacctcggcacttcaacatgggactgactcaagtaagcagacgaacaaactctccagaagacgtgtgagacagccaggaggaccgaagtcgactgtacaag aaccatcaaaacagaaccttcaaacgtgcgcctctctgagcactgtgactcccacggcctttccaccctcccgtgaaccttctgcccctgcgaggagacgtagaatacggcaagcgtgtaccactctgacccctgtacttacagcggcacccacggcagctccactctccctttcaccagatcctttcgaacctgcgaggccgataaggagacgtaggaaccagagacacaagtctaacattgtcaggagattgtttgatg attcagggttgagattaaacgagagcgttcctgaaccgtccttcgacagggtggagggggatacggggggcaacgatcatccccaacaacagcacgagcaccacgagagcgttcctgaaccgctctttgacagggtggagggggatacaggctgctacattcattcccaacacccccaagacatggtagtgctggagattttcaataatgtcatacggtatattgtttcctccaattgtaaccaaaggtgtactaaaacagtgttgaaaaagctgtaa
- the LOC130526045 gene encoding uncharacterized protein LOC130526045 isoform X1 — MAAKMTTEVTVEVHHMPIYPVSADEFEGITLTQTDVDLLARAERLVSEDNQETEKAVKALLCSETPLPVQGTNCCVTEIGEIEIERETSALQHGTDSSKQTNKLSRRRVRQPGGPKSTVQEPSKQNLQTCASLSTVTPTAFPPSREPSAPARRRRIRQACTTLTPVLTAAPTAAPLSLSPDPFEPARPIRRRRNQRHKSNIVRRLFDDSGLRLNESVPEPSFDRVEGDTGGNDHPQQQHEHHESVPEPLFDRVEGDTGCYIHSQHPQDMVVLEIFNNVIRYIVSSNCNQRCTKTVLKKL; from the exons atggctgcaaagatgactaccg aagttacagtagaggttcaccatatgccaatttatcctg tcagcgccgatgagtttgaaggaataaccctcacgcaaacagacGTTG atctgttagccagggctgaaagattggtatccgaagacaaccaagaaactgaaaaagcagtaaaagcattgctgtgttctgaaaccccactccccgtgcaggggacaaattgctgtgtaactgaaattggtgaaattgagattgagagggaaacctcggcacttcaacatgggactgactcaagtaagcagacgaacaaactctccagaagacgtgtgagacagccaggaggaccgaagtcgactgtacaag aaccatcaaaacagaaccttcaaacgtgcgcctctctgagcactgtgactcccacggcctttccaccctcccgtgaaccttctgcccctgcgaggagacgtagaatacggcaagcgtgtaccactctgacccctgtacttacagcggcacccacggcagctccactctccctttcaccagatcctttcgaacctgcgaggccgataaggagacgtaggaaccagagacacaagtctaacattgtcaggagattgtttgatg attcagggttgagattaaacgagagcgttcctgaaccgtccttcgacagggtggagggggatacggggggcaacgatcatccccaacaacagcacgagcaccacgagagcgttcctgaaccgctctttgacagggtggagggggatacaggctgctacattcattcccaacacccccaagacatggtagtgctggagattttcaataatgtcatacggtatattgtttcctccaattgtaaccaaaggtgtactaaaacagtgttgaaaaagctgtaa